In the Juglans microcarpa x Juglans regia isolate MS1-56 chromosome 6D, Jm3101_v1.0, whole genome shotgun sequence genome, one interval contains:
- the LOC121234744 gene encoding nudix hydrolase 10-like isoform X2 produces the protein MPLPRPAFLQLPVLVLDLLLQRLQFNGCPLLRALIISQVYHRILLLRFWVGTMSARHQVFENGLEQVELLPATNDDHGGVIVEMEGAMGSEVFATLLRASVSEWRRQGKKGVWIKLPIGLANLVEPAVKEGFCYHHAEPDYLMLVYWIPDTSSTIPLNASHRVGIGAIVLNDKRELLVVQEKSGIFQDTGVWKIPTRVVEEGENLFMAAKREVKEETGIDTEFQEILAFRQSHKVFFQKSDLFFICMMRPLSFDIEKQELEIAAAQWMPLEEYADQPSTQKHKIFKCIAELCSAKMQGDYTGLSHLRITSAFNNNFSYLYLNSRDLNVSSNSSDQS, from the exons GATGCCCCTTGCTTAGAGCCCTAATTATCTCTCA gGTGTATCATCGGATTTTGCTTCTTCGGTTTTGGGTTGGAACCATGTCGGCTCGGCACCAAGTGTTTGAAAATGGACTTGAGCAAGTTGAACTGCTTCCAGCGACCAATGATGACCATGGAGGAGTCATTGTGGAGATGGAGGGGGCTATGGGCTCCGAGGTCTTTGCAACTTTGCTTAGAGCTTCGGTCTCTGAGTGGAGGCGACAG GGCAAGAAGGGTGTCTGGATTAAACTGCCCATTGGTCTTGCAAATCTGGTGGAACCTGCAGTGAAG GAGGGATTTTGTTACCACCATGCCGAGCCAGATTACCTGATGCTGGTTTACTGGATTCCTGATACTAGCAGTACTATTCCTCTAAATGCTTCACACCGTGTAGGTATTGGTGCTATTGTTTTGAATGATAAAAGAGAG CTTCTTGTAGTTCAGGAAAAGAGTGGTATATTCCAAGATACAGGGGTGTGGAAAATCCCTACCAGGGTTGTTGAGGAG GGTGAGAATCTTTTCATGGCGGCTAAAAGAGAAGTAAAAGAAGAAACAGGG ATCGACACGGAATTTCAGGAGATACTTGCATTCAG GCAGTCACACAAGGTGTTCTTTCAGAAGTCAGATCTATTTTTCATTTGCATGATGCGCCCTCTATCCTTTGACATCGAGAAGCAAGAACTAGAGATTGCAGCAGCCCAG TGGATGCCATTGGAGGAATATGCAGATCAACCTTCGACCCAGAAGCACAAGATTTTCAAGTGCATTGCTGAGCTATGCTCGGCGAAGATGCAGGGTGACTACACTGGATTATCACACCTGCGTATAACTTCAGCTTTCAACAACAATTTTAGTTATCTATATTTGAACAGCCGGGATCTGAACGTTTCCTCAAATTCTTCTGATCAATCGTAG
- the LOC121234744 gene encoding nudix hydrolase 10-like isoform X1, producing the protein MPLPRPAFLQLPVLVLDLLLQRLQFNGCPLLRALIISQVYHRILLLRFWVGTMSARHQVFENGLEQVELLPATNDDHGGVIVEMEGAMGSEVFATLLRASVSEWRRQGKKGVWIKLPIGLANLVEPAVKEGFCYHHAEPDYLMLVYWIPDTSSTIPLNASHRVGIGAIVLNDKRELLVVQEKSGIFQDTGVWKIPTRVVEEELFNLQGENLFMAAKREVKEETGIDTEFQEILAFRQSHKVFFQKSDLFFICMMRPLSFDIEKQELEIAAAQWMPLEEYADQPSTQKHKIFKCIAELCSAKMQGDYTGLSHLRITSAFNNNFSYLYLNSRDLNVSSNSSDQS; encoded by the exons GATGCCCCTTGCTTAGAGCCCTAATTATCTCTCA gGTGTATCATCGGATTTTGCTTCTTCGGTTTTGGGTTGGAACCATGTCGGCTCGGCACCAAGTGTTTGAAAATGGACTTGAGCAAGTTGAACTGCTTCCAGCGACCAATGATGACCATGGAGGAGTCATTGTGGAGATGGAGGGGGCTATGGGCTCCGAGGTCTTTGCAACTTTGCTTAGAGCTTCGGTCTCTGAGTGGAGGCGACAG GGCAAGAAGGGTGTCTGGATTAAACTGCCCATTGGTCTTGCAAATCTGGTGGAACCTGCAGTGAAG GAGGGATTTTGTTACCACCATGCCGAGCCAGATTACCTGATGCTGGTTTACTGGATTCCTGATACTAGCAGTACTATTCCTCTAAATGCTTCACACCGTGTAGGTATTGGTGCTATTGTTTTGAATGATAAAAGAGAG CTTCTTGTAGTTCAGGAAAAGAGTGGTATATTCCAAGATACAGGGGTGTGGAAAATCCCTACCAGGGTTGTTGAGGAG GAGCTCTTCAATCTACAGGGTGAGAATCTTTTCATGGCGGCTAAAAGAGAAGTAAAAGAAGAAACAGGG ATCGACACGGAATTTCAGGAGATACTTGCATTCAG GCAGTCACACAAGGTGTTCTTTCAGAAGTCAGATCTATTTTTCATTTGCATGATGCGCCCTCTATCCTTTGACATCGAGAAGCAAGAACTAGAGATTGCAGCAGCCCAG TGGATGCCATTGGAGGAATATGCAGATCAACCTTCGACCCAGAAGCACAAGATTTTCAAGTGCATTGCTGAGCTATGCTCGGCGAAGATGCAGGGTGACTACACTGGATTATCACACCTGCGTATAACTTCAGCTTTCAACAACAATTTTAGTTATCTATATTTGAACAGCCGGGATCTGAACGTTTCCTCAAATTCTTCTGATCAATCGTAG